The following are encoded in a window of Ricinus communis isolate WT05 ecotype wild-type chromosome 4, ASM1957865v1, whole genome shotgun sequence genomic DNA:
- the LOC8271497 gene encoding reticulon-like protein B14: MPRLPGIDDSDSDDGYSPSTKLFGRRRSLHAILGRGHVADVLLWKNKYLSAGMLLGFTMIWFLFEVVEYHFITLLCHLLLIFLVILFIWSNSAGFIKRDPPTIDDIEVPESSLRFFFVQINWLLSSFYEISSGKDLVTFFWTIVCLWILSAFGSLCDTLTLSYIVYLCIATLPVLYERYEDQVDRFAGKSSHDMKRIFDKFNSKVLDKIPRGPTKEKKHA; this comes from the exons ATGCCGAGGCTGCCGGGGATAGATGATTCCGATTCTGACGATGGGTATTCGccttcaacaaaattatttggCCGTCGCAGGTCTCTTCATGCCATCCTTGGAAGAGGCCATG TTGCCGATGTATTGTTGTGGAAAAACAAGTATTTGTCAGCAGGAATGCTACTTGGTTTTACAATGATATGGTTCCTTTTTGAAGTTGTGGAGTATCATTTTATTACTCTTCTTTGTCATTTACTTCTGATCTTTTTGGTCATTCTCTTCATCTGGTCTAACAGCGCTGGATTCATCAAAAG GGATCCTCCTACTATTGATGATATAGAGGTGCCAGAATCTTCATTGAGATTCTTCTTTGTGCAAATCAATTGGTTGCTATCAAGtttttatgaaatttcaaGTGGCAAAGATTTGGTAACTTTCTTTTGG ACCATAGTTTGTCTCTGGATTTTATCAGCTTTTGGGTCCTTATGTGACACTTTGACTCTTTCATACATAG TGTATCTCTGCATAGCAACACTGCCGGTTTTATATGAGAGATATGAAGATCAGGTGGATCGTTTTGCTGGGAAAAGTAGCCACGATATGAAAAGAATATTTGacaaatttaattcaaaagtTCTTGACAAGATACCAAGAGGACCAACGAAAGAGAAAAAGCAtgcctaa
- the LOC8271498 gene encoding uncharacterized protein LOC8271498 isoform X5 — protein sequence MQLYGSSLFPCRPKPLQQQYQQQGSPTTCQFTPLLLCHEESSASSKTKSTETRLDISRGIPGALKTNKLGQNHRRTRSATYERRRRNRIREKLKALGELIPHSHKVRASMMSNMGGGALCQASSMSAAHYFCPVMPMDPTSATRMFSTSQYVGALMVPPPSVHPHFQLHPSSLPATAQFRQPFIFSLPLLGAAISTPLSTASSYQGQSTTSRKQKRRL from the exons ATGCAGCTGTATGGTTCCTCATTGTTCCCCTGCCGACCCAAACCTCTTCAACAACAATATCAG CAGCAGGGTTCGCCTACCACTTGTCAGTTCACGCCTCTTTTATTATGCCATGAAGAATCAAGTGCAAGCAGCAAAACGAAATCTACCGAAACACGTCTT GACATCAGTAGAGGGATTCCAGGAGCGCTAAAGACAAACAAACTGGGTCAAAATCATAGGAGGACACGTTCAGCTACATATGAAAGG AGGCGTAGGAACAGAATCAGGGAAAAATTGAAAGCTTTGGGGGAACTTATACCACACAGTCACAAGGTTAGAGCTTCT ATGATGTCCAACATGGGTGGAGGAGCCTTGTGCCAAGCCTCGAGTATGTCGGCAGCACATTATTTTTGTCCAGTTATGCCCATGGATCCAACTTCTGCAACGAGGATGTTTAGCACCAGCCAATATGTTGGCGCTCTTATGGTACCACCTCCTTCAGTCCATCCCCATTTCCAACTCCACCCTTCTTCACTACCAGCAACAGCACAATTCCGGCagccttttattttttcactaCCTTTATTAGGAGCTGCTATTTCCACTCCGCTATCGACTGCCTCTTCTTATCAAGGACAGTCCACTACTTCTCGGAAGCAGAAACGTCGTCTTTGA
- the LOC8271498 gene encoding uncharacterized protein LOC8271498 isoform X4, producing the protein MQLYGSSLFPCRPKPLQQQYQQQGSPTTCQFTPLLLCHEESSASSKTKSTETRLIFQDISRGIPGALKTNKLGQNHRRTRSATYERRRRNRIREKLKALGELIPHSHKVRASMMSNMGGGALCQASSMSAAHYFCPVMPMDPTSATRMFSTSQYVGALMVPPPSVHPHFQLHPSSLPATAQFRQPFIFSLPLLGAAISTPLSTASSYQGQSTTSRKQKRRL; encoded by the exons ATGCAGCTGTATGGTTCCTCATTGTTCCCCTGCCGACCCAAACCTCTTCAACAACAATATCAG CAGCAGGGTTCGCCTACCACTTGTCAGTTCACGCCTCTTTTATTATGCCATGAAGAATCAAGTGCAAGCAGCAAAACGAAATCTACCGAAACACGTCTT ATATTCCAGGACATCAGTAGAGGGATTCCAGGAGCGCTAAAGACAAACAAACTGGGTCAAAATCATAGGAGGACACGTTCAGCTACATATGAAAGG AGGCGTAGGAACAGAATCAGGGAAAAATTGAAAGCTTTGGGGGAACTTATACCACACAGTCACAAGGTTAGAGCTTCT ATGATGTCCAACATGGGTGGAGGAGCCTTGTGCCAAGCCTCGAGTATGTCGGCAGCACATTATTTTTGTCCAGTTATGCCCATGGATCCAACTTCTGCAACGAGGATGTTTAGCACCAGCCAATATGTTGGCGCTCTTATGGTACCACCTCCTTCAGTCCATCCCCATTTCCAACTCCACCCTTCTTCACTACCAGCAACAGCACAATTCCGGCagccttttattttttcactaCCTTTATTAGGAGCTGCTATTTCCACTCCGCTATCGACTGCCTCTTCTTATCAAGGACAGTCCACTACTTCTCGGAAGCAGAAACGTCGTCTTTGA
- the LOC8271498 gene encoding uncharacterized protein LOC8271498 isoform X3, whose product MNPTAQCSCMVPHCSPADPNLFNNNIRLETDSDNDNIFRSLSDIQSIPFLQQQGSPTTCQFTPLLLCHEESSASSKTKSTETRLIFQDISRGIPGALKTNKLGQNHRRTRSATYERRRRNRIREKLKALGELIPHSHKMMSNMGGGALCQASSMSAAHYFCPVMPMDPTSATRMFSTSQYVGALMVPPPSVHPHFQLHPSSLPATAQFRQPFIFSLPLLGAAISTPLSTASSYQGQSTTSRKQKRRL is encoded by the exons ATGAATCCCACAGCACAATGCAGCTGTATGGTTCCTCATTGTTCCCCTGCCGACCCAAACCTCTTCAACAACAATATCAGGTTAGAAACAGACAGTGATAATGATAATATCTTTAGGAGTTTATCAGACATTCAGAGTATTCCATTTCTACAGCAGCAGGGTTCGCCTACCACTTGTCAGTTCACGCCTCTTTTATTATGCCATGAAGAATCAAGTGCAAGCAGCAAAACGAAATCTACCGAAACACGTCTT ATATTCCAGGACATCAGTAGAGGGATTCCAGGAGCGCTAAAGACAAACAAACTGGGTCAAAATCATAGGAGGACACGTTCAGCTACATATGAAAGG AGGCGTAGGAACAGAATCAGGGAAAAATTGAAAGCTTTGGGGGAACTTATACCACACAGTCACAAG ATGATGTCCAACATGGGTGGAGGAGCCTTGTGCCAAGCCTCGAGTATGTCGGCAGCACATTATTTTTGTCCAGTTATGCCCATGGATCCAACTTCTGCAACGAGGATGTTTAGCACCAGCCAATATGTTGGCGCTCTTATGGTACCACCTCCTTCAGTCCATCCCCATTTCCAACTCCACCCTTCTTCACTACCAGCAACAGCACAATTCCGGCagccttttattttttcactaCCTTTATTAGGAGCTGCTATTTCCACTCCGCTATCGACTGCCTCTTCTTATCAAGGACAGTCCACTACTTCTCGGAAGCAGAAACGTCGTCTTTGA
- the LOC8271495 gene encoding uncharacterized protein LOC8271495 — MALSVTVLATVTSLHLIAFVLAVGAERRRSHATVVPDKYDERTYCLYTTDASTVYGLGAFGLLLISQTVVNGVTRCLCFGKGLLRGTSSTTMAIFFFIFSWVSFFGAEACLLAGSARNAYHTKYRGIYGGEHLSCTTIRKGVFAAGAALTLLSMLGSILYYWSHSRADTGGWEKHQNEGVGMTASSYPPQQQQQQQIGEFEKV; from the exons ATGGCTCTCTCTGTCACTGTTTTAGCCACCGTCACTTCCCTTCACCTCATCGCCTTTGTCCTCGCCGTTGGCGCCGAACGCCGCCGCAGCCAt GCTACGGTGGTGCCAGATAAGTACGATGAGAGGACATACTGTCTATACACAACGGACGCTTCTACGGTGTATGGATTAGGGGCGTTTGGGCTTCTGCTGATAAGCCAAACTGTCGTCAACGGCGTTACTAGATGTCTCTGTTTTGGTAAAGGCCTTCTGAGGGGCACATCTTCTACTACTATggccatcttcttcttcatcttttcCTG GGTAAGCTTTTTTGGAGCAGAGGCATGCCTGTTAGCTGGGTCAGCAAGGAATGCATACCATACCAAGTACAGAGGAATCTATGGCGGTGAACACTTATCATGCACCACCATTCGCAAGGGCGTCTTCGCTGCCGGAGCAGCTCTCACATTATTGTCAATGTTGGGGTCAATCCTTTACTATTGGTCTCACTCCAGAGCTGATACTGGCGGATGGGAGAAGCACCAGAACGAAGGCGTTGGCATGACTGCTTCAAGTTATCCACCGCAACAGCAACAACAGCAACAGATtggtgaatttgagaaagttTAA
- the LOC8271498 gene encoding uncharacterized protein LOC8271498 isoform X2, with amino-acid sequence MNPTAQCSCMVPHCSPADPNLFNNNIRLETDSDNDNIFRSLSDIQSIPFLQQQGSPTTCQFTPLLLCHEESSASSKTKSTETRLDISRGIPGALKTNKLGQNHRRTRSATYERRRRNRIREKLKALGELIPHSHKVRASMMSNMGGGALCQASSMSAAHYFCPVMPMDPTSATRMFSTSQYVGALMVPPPSVHPHFQLHPSSLPATAQFRQPFIFSLPLLGAAISTPLSTASSYQGQSTTSRKQKRRL; translated from the exons ATGAATCCCACAGCACAATGCAGCTGTATGGTTCCTCATTGTTCCCCTGCCGACCCAAACCTCTTCAACAACAATATCAGGTTAGAAACAGACAGTGATAATGATAATATCTTTAGGAGTTTATCAGACATTCAGAGTATTCCATTTCTACAGCAGCAGGGTTCGCCTACCACTTGTCAGTTCACGCCTCTTTTATTATGCCATGAAGAATCAAGTGCAAGCAGCAAAACGAAATCTACCGAAACACGTCTT GACATCAGTAGAGGGATTCCAGGAGCGCTAAAGACAAACAAACTGGGTCAAAATCATAGGAGGACACGTTCAGCTACATATGAAAGG AGGCGTAGGAACAGAATCAGGGAAAAATTGAAAGCTTTGGGGGAACTTATACCACACAGTCACAAGGTTAGAGCTTCT ATGATGTCCAACATGGGTGGAGGAGCCTTGTGCCAAGCCTCGAGTATGTCGGCAGCACATTATTTTTGTCCAGTTATGCCCATGGATCCAACTTCTGCAACGAGGATGTTTAGCACCAGCCAATATGTTGGCGCTCTTATGGTACCACCTCCTTCAGTCCATCCCCATTTCCAACTCCACCCTTCTTCACTACCAGCAACAGCACAATTCCGGCagccttttattttttcactaCCTTTATTAGGAGCTGCTATTTCCACTCCGCTATCGACTGCCTCTTCTTATCAAGGACAGTCCACTACTTCTCGGAAGCAGAAACGTCGTCTTTGA
- the LOC8271496 gene encoding non-specific lipid-transfer protein 2 yields MKMSYVTPFFMLVLLLGETVQVTSAVTCDPVELSACANAITSSSPPSAICCSKLKQQRPCLCQYVKNPNLQKLVNSPNAKKVATICGSPFPNC; encoded by the coding sequence atgaaaatgtcaTACGTGACACCTTTCTTTATGCTTGTCCTGTTACTTGGGGAGACAGTTCAGGTAACTTCTGCTGTTACTTGTGACCCAGTTGAGTTAAGCGCATGTGCAAATGCGATAACATCTTCAAGCCCACCATCAGCAATCTGTTGCAGCAAGTTGAAGCAGCAGAGACCTTGCCTCTGTCAGTATGTTAAGAATCCAAACCTCCAGAAGCTTGTCAACTCTCCCAATGCCAAGAAGGTGGCTACCATTTGTGGCTCTCCGTTCCCCAACTGCTAG
- the LOC8271498 gene encoding uncharacterized protein LOC8271498 isoform X1, protein MNPTAQCSCMVPHCSPADPNLFNNNIRLETDSDNDNIFRSLSDIQSIPFLQQQGSPTTCQFTPLLLCHEESSASSKTKSTETRLIFQDISRGIPGALKTNKLGQNHRRTRSATYERRRRNRIREKLKALGELIPHSHKVRASMMSNMGGGALCQASSMSAAHYFCPVMPMDPTSATRMFSTSQYVGALMVPPPSVHPHFQLHPSSLPATAQFRQPFIFSLPLLGAAISTPLSTASSYQGQSTTSRKQKRRL, encoded by the exons ATGAATCCCACAGCACAATGCAGCTGTATGGTTCCTCATTGTTCCCCTGCCGACCCAAACCTCTTCAACAACAATATCAGGTTAGAAACAGACAGTGATAATGATAATATCTTTAGGAGTTTATCAGACATTCAGAGTATTCCATTTCTACAGCAGCAGGGTTCGCCTACCACTTGTCAGTTCACGCCTCTTTTATTATGCCATGAAGAATCAAGTGCAAGCAGCAAAACGAAATCTACCGAAACACGTCTT ATATTCCAGGACATCAGTAGAGGGATTCCAGGAGCGCTAAAGACAAACAAACTGGGTCAAAATCATAGGAGGACACGTTCAGCTACATATGAAAGG AGGCGTAGGAACAGAATCAGGGAAAAATTGAAAGCTTTGGGGGAACTTATACCACACAGTCACAAGGTTAGAGCTTCT ATGATGTCCAACATGGGTGGAGGAGCCTTGTGCCAAGCCTCGAGTATGTCGGCAGCACATTATTTTTGTCCAGTTATGCCCATGGATCCAACTTCTGCAACGAGGATGTTTAGCACCAGCCAATATGTTGGCGCTCTTATGGTACCACCTCCTTCAGTCCATCCCCATTTCCAACTCCACCCTTCTTCACTACCAGCAACAGCACAATTCCGGCagccttttattttttcactaCCTTTATTAGGAGCTGCTATTTCCACTCCGCTATCGACTGCCTCTTCTTATCAAGGACAGTCCACTACTTCTCGGAAGCAGAAACGTCGTCTTTGA
- the LOC8271498 gene encoding transcription factor LRL2-like isoform X6, with protein MNPTAQCSCMVPHCSPADPNLFNNNIRLETDSDNDNIFRSLSDIQSIPFLQQQGSPTTCQFTPLLLCHEESSASSKTKSTETRLIFQDISRGIPGALKTNKLGQNHRRTRSATYERRRRNRIREKLKALGELIPHSHKQDTASLLEAAIDYLKALKLKLK; from the exons ATGAATCCCACAGCACAATGCAGCTGTATGGTTCCTCATTGTTCCCCTGCCGACCCAAACCTCTTCAACAACAATATCAGGTTAGAAACAGACAGTGATAATGATAATATCTTTAGGAGTTTATCAGACATTCAGAGTATTCCATTTCTACAGCAGCAGGGTTCGCCTACCACTTGTCAGTTCACGCCTCTTTTATTATGCCATGAAGAATCAAGTGCAAGCAGCAAAACGAAATCTACCGAAACACGTCTT ATATTCCAGGACATCAGTAGAGGGATTCCAGGAGCGCTAAAGACAAACAAACTGGGTCAAAATCATAGGAGGACACGTTCAGCTACATATGAAAGG AGGCGTAGGAACAGAATCAGGGAAAAATTGAAAGCTTTGGGGGAACTTATACCACACAGTCACAAG caAGACACCGCTTCGCTGTTGGAAGCAGCCATCGACTATCTCAAAGCCTTAAAGCTCAAGTTGAA ATGA